A section of the Paucidesulfovibrio gracilis DSM 16080 genome encodes:
- a CDS encoding geranylgeranyl reductase family protein: MSDARFSSKAYQVLVVGAGPCGCAAAFTLTRAGVDVGLLDRAPFPRPKLCGGLLTAKTVQALEHIFQCDVGELAQADVLEARSRTYRILHRKHVLCSGQTRDPFLLARREPLDALLLERAVNAGVSLLQGRVLQCTPARGEVATAEGEVLRAEYLIGADGANSRLRRALKHDKQQWHANLADTVEIRPPRKILPEPLASQDHPSLHLGYTKDGYGWVFPNREHMVLGMCGLRSQTSLIDGFRAMLRSLRLDPDRHAPFRGHPLPYGNWLAAPCRDRLLLAGDAAGFVEPTLGEGIFYALYTGHHAALSVLDQLHGRGKADEQYKRRLERDVLPELRGSLRLRRTLRTAVSLLGYAPMRPLFSVGGHRLGDMVHGRRSYQLLRPKIWQWN, translated from the coding sequence ATGTCGGACGCGAGATTCTCCTCAAAAGCATATCAGGTACTGGTGGTGGGTGCCGGTCCCTGCGGTTGTGCCGCAGCCTTTACCCTGACGCGGGCCGGAGTCGATGTGGGCCTGCTGGACCGCGCCCCGTTTCCCCGCCCCAAACTCTGCGGCGGGCTGCTCACGGCCAAAACCGTTCAGGCCTTGGAGCATATTTTTCAATGCGATGTGGGCGAGCTTGCCCAGGCCGATGTCCTGGAAGCGCGAAGCCGAACCTACCGCATCCTGCACCGGAAGCACGTCCTGTGCAGCGGACAAACCCGGGATCCCTTTTTGCTCGCCCGGCGTGAACCCCTGGACGCCCTGCTGCTTGAACGCGCCGTGAACGCGGGTGTTTCCCTGCTTCAGGGGCGTGTCCTGCAATGTACTCCGGCCCGGGGGGAAGTGGCAACCGCAGAGGGCGAAGTTCTGCGTGCCGAATACCTCATCGGAGCGGATGGAGCGAACAGCCGCCTGCGCCGCGCCCTGAAACACGACAAGCAGCAGTGGCATGCCAACCTGGCCGATACCGTGGAAATCCGGCCGCCACGAAAAATACTGCCCGAACCGCTGGCCAGTCAGGATCACCCCAGCCTGCACCTGGGGTACACCAAAGACGGATACGGCTGGGTCTTCCCCAATCGGGAACACATGGTGCTCGGCATGTGCGGCTTGCGGTCGCAAACCTCGCTCATTGACGGCTTTCGGGCCATGCTCCGGTCCCTGCGGCTGGATCCGGACCGCCATGCCCCGTTCCGGGGGCATCCGCTCCCCTATGGCAACTGGCTGGCCGCTCCTTGCCGGGACCGGCTCCTGCTGGCGGGCGATGCGGCCGGATTCGTGGAACCGACCCTGGGCGAGGGAATTTTTTATGCCCTGTACACCGGGCATCACGCGGCCTTGTCCGTGCTGGATCAGCTGCACGGGCGCGGCAAAGCGGACGAGCAATACAAACGCCGACTGGAGCGCGATGTGCTGCCGGAGCTGCGCGGTTCGCTGCGCCTTCGCCGCACGCTGCGCACTGCGGTTTCCCTGCTGGGCTACGCGCCCATGCGCCCCCTCTTTTCCGTGGGCGGACACAGACTCGGAGACATGGTCCATGGTCGCCGATCCTATCAGTTGCTACGGCCCAAAATCTGGCAGTGGAACTGA